The following are encoded in a window of Maylandia zebra isolate NMK-2024a linkage group LG5, Mzebra_GT3a, whole genome shotgun sequence genomic DNA:
- the pfkfb4a gene encoding 6-phosphofructo-2-kinase/fructose-2,6-bisphosphatase 4a isoform X1: MKHRSTSEQHHGKKPRVPAAAAATSTSPQDGMEDKAATNPRELTQNPLKKIWMPYKNGLPEKHICQRKVCMTNCPTLIVTVGLPARGKTYISKKLTRYLNWIGVPTREFNVGQYRREFVKIYKSFEFFRPDNEEGLKIRRKCASAALNDVREYLTEDGGQVAVFDATNTTRERRETILEFAEQNGFKVFFVESVCEDPDVIQENIVQVKLDSPDYTNCNTEEAVEDFMKRIKCYENSYETLDEVLDRDLSYIKIMDVGQRYLVNRVLDHIQSRIVYYLMNIHITPRSIYLCRHGESELNVKGRIGGDSGLTIRGKEFAKKLSHFIQEQNISDLKVWTSQMKRTIQTAEALNVPYEQWKVLNEIDAGVCEELMYEEIQRNYPLEFALRDQDKYRYRYPKGESYEDLVQRLEPVIMELERQENVLVICHQAVLRCLLAYFLDKTAEELPYLKCPLHTVLKLTPVAYGCKVESISLNVDAVNTHRERPANVNVQRTAEDALQTVPPHL, encoded by the exons ATGAAGCACCGGTCGACTTCAGAGCAGCATCACGGGAAGAAGCCCCGTGTTCCTGCTGCCGCCGCGGCAACCTCCACCTCACCGCAAGACGGAATGGAGGACAAAGCAGCGACAAATCCGCGGGAGCTCACGCAAAACCCCCTGAAGAAGATTTGGATGCCGTATAAAAACGgccttcctgaaaaacacatttgtcaAAGGAAGG TATGTATGACCAACTGTCCCACACTCATTGTTACCGTGGGCCTACCTGCCAGAGGGAAGACCTACATCTCCAAGAAGCTGACCCGCTATCTCAACTGGATCGGAGTGCCCACCAGAG agTTTAATGTTGGACAGTACAGAAGAGAGTTTGTAAAGATCTACAAGTCCTTTGAGTTCTTCCGTCCGGACAACGAGGAGGGGTTAAAGATCAGAAG aaagtgtgcttcaGCGGCATTGAACGATGTGCGGGAGTACCTCACAGAAGACGGAGGCCAGGTTGCG GTGTTCGATGCAACAAACACTACCCGAGAAAGAAGGGAGACCATCCTGGAGTTTGCGGAGCAGAATGGCTTTAAG GTGTTCTTTGTGGAGTCTGTGTGTGAAGACCCAGATGTCATACAGGAGAACATAGTG CAAGTGAAACTGGATAGCCCGGACTACACCAACTGCAACACAGAAGAAGCAGTGGAAGATTTCATGAAGCGGATTAAGTGCTATGAAAACTCGTACGAGACACTGGATGAGGTACTGGACAG AGATCTGTCCTACATTAAAATCATGGACGTTGGTCAGCGGTACTTGGTCAATAGAGTGTTAGACCACATCCAGAGCCGGATTGTCTACTACCTCATGAACATCCACATCACACCCCGCTCCATCTACCTGTGCCGCCACGGGGAGAGCGAGCTAAACGTCAAGGGTCGTATCGGAGGAGACTCGGGTCTGACGATTAGAGGGAAGGAG tTTGCTAAGAAGCTGAGCCACTTCATCCAGGAGCAAAACATTAGCGACCTCAAGGTATGGACTAGTCAGATGAAGAGAACCATCCAGACAGCCGAAGCCCTCAATGTGCCCTATGAACAGTGGAAGGTCCTGAATGAGATTGATGCT GGTGTGTGTGAGGAGTTGATGTATGAGGAGATCCAAAGAAACTACCCTCTGGAGTTTGCACTAAGAGACCAGGACAAATATCGCTATCGCTATCCAAAAGGAGAG TCCTATGAGGACCTGGTGCAGCGGTTGGAGCCCGTCATCATGGAGCTGGAGCGGCAGGAGAACGTGCTGGTCATCTGTCATCAAGCTGTCCTGCGCTGCCTGTTGGCATACTTTCTGGACAAAACAGCAG AGGAGCTTCCATATCTGAAGTGCCCACTACACACGGTGCTGAAGCTGACACCGGTGGCCTACG GCTGTAAAGTGGAGTCCATCAGCCTAAACGTGGATGCAGTGAACACGCACAGAGAGAGGCCAGCG AACGTGAACGTCCAACGTACGGCTGAAGACGCCTTGCAGACCGTCCCTCCTCATCTCTGA
- the pfkfb4a gene encoding 6-phosphofructo-2-kinase/fructose-2,6-bisphosphatase 4a isoform X4, which produces MMRGCSSRSKLSQNQDRAVCMTNCPTLIVTVGLPARGKTYISKKLTRYLNWIGVPTREFNVGQYRREFVKIYKSFEFFRPDNEEGLKIRRKCASAALNDVREYLTEDGGQVAVFDATNTTRERRETILEFAEQNGFKVFFVESVCEDPDVIQENIVQVKLDSPDYTNCNTEEAVEDFMKRIKCYENSYETLDEVLDRDLSYIKIMDVGQRYLVNRVLDHIQSRIVYYLMNIHITPRSIYLCRHGESELNVKGRIGGDSGLTIRGKEFAKKLSHFIQEQNISDLKVWTSQMKRTIQTAEALNVPYEQWKVLNEIDAGVCEELMYEEIQRNYPLEFALRDQDKYRYRYPKGESYEDLVQRLEPVIMELERQENVLVICHQAVLRCLLAYFLDKTAEELPYLKCPLHTVLKLTPVAYGCKVESISLNVDAVNTHRERPANVNVQRTAEDALQTVPPHL; this is translated from the exons TATGTATGACCAACTGTCCCACACTCATTGTTACCGTGGGCCTACCTGCCAGAGGGAAGACCTACATCTCCAAGAAGCTGACCCGCTATCTCAACTGGATCGGAGTGCCCACCAGAG agTTTAATGTTGGACAGTACAGAAGAGAGTTTGTAAAGATCTACAAGTCCTTTGAGTTCTTCCGTCCGGACAACGAGGAGGGGTTAAAGATCAGAAG aaagtgtgcttcaGCGGCATTGAACGATGTGCGGGAGTACCTCACAGAAGACGGAGGCCAGGTTGCG GTGTTCGATGCAACAAACACTACCCGAGAAAGAAGGGAGACCATCCTGGAGTTTGCGGAGCAGAATGGCTTTAAG GTGTTCTTTGTGGAGTCTGTGTGTGAAGACCCAGATGTCATACAGGAGAACATAGTG CAAGTGAAACTGGATAGCCCGGACTACACCAACTGCAACACAGAAGAAGCAGTGGAAGATTTCATGAAGCGGATTAAGTGCTATGAAAACTCGTACGAGACACTGGATGAGGTACTGGACAG AGATCTGTCCTACATTAAAATCATGGACGTTGGTCAGCGGTACTTGGTCAATAGAGTGTTAGACCACATCCAGAGCCGGATTGTCTACTACCTCATGAACATCCACATCACACCCCGCTCCATCTACCTGTGCCGCCACGGGGAGAGCGAGCTAAACGTCAAGGGTCGTATCGGAGGAGACTCGGGTCTGACGATTAGAGGGAAGGAG tTTGCTAAGAAGCTGAGCCACTTCATCCAGGAGCAAAACATTAGCGACCTCAAGGTATGGACTAGTCAGATGAAGAGAACCATCCAGACAGCCGAAGCCCTCAATGTGCCCTATGAACAGTGGAAGGTCCTGAATGAGATTGATGCT GGTGTGTGTGAGGAGTTGATGTATGAGGAGATCCAAAGAAACTACCCTCTGGAGTTTGCACTAAGAGACCAGGACAAATATCGCTATCGCTATCCAAAAGGAGAG TCCTATGAGGACCTGGTGCAGCGGTTGGAGCCCGTCATCATGGAGCTGGAGCGGCAGGAGAACGTGCTGGTCATCTGTCATCAAGCTGTCCTGCGCTGCCTGTTGGCATACTTTCTGGACAAAACAGCAG AGGAGCTTCCATATCTGAAGTGCCCACTACACACGGTGCTGAAGCTGACACCGGTGGCCTACG GCTGTAAAGTGGAGTCCATCAGCCTAAACGTGGATGCAGTGAACACGCACAGAGAGAGGCCAGCG AACGTGAACGTCCAACGTACGGCTGAAGACGCCTTGCAGACCGTCCCTCCTCATCTCTGA
- the pfkfb4a gene encoding 6-phosphofructo-2-kinase/fructose-2,6-bisphosphatase 4a isoform X3, giving the protein MMRGCSSRSKLSQNQDRAVCMTNCPTLIVTVGLPARGKTYISKKLTRYLNWIGVPTREFNVGQYRREFVKIYKSFEFFRPDNEEGLKIRRKCASAALNDVREYLTEDGGQVAVFDATNTTRERRETILEFAEQNGFKVFFVESVCEDPDVIQENIVQVKLDSPDYTNCNTEEAVEDFMKRIKCYENSYETLDEVLDRDLSYIKIMDVGQRYLVNRVLDHIQSRIVYYLMNIHITPRSIYLCRHGESELNVKGRIGGDSGLTIRGKEFAKKLSHFIQEQNISDLKVWTSQMKRTIQTAEALNVPYEQWKVLNEIDAGVCEELMYEEIQRNYPLEFALRDQDKYRYRYPKGESYEDLVQRLEPVIMELERQENVLVICHQAVLRCLLAYFLDKTAEELPYLKCPLHTVLKLTPVAYGCKVESISLNVDAVNTHRERPANVDVSRMSEEALLTVPSHQ; this is encoded by the exons TATGTATGACCAACTGTCCCACACTCATTGTTACCGTGGGCCTACCTGCCAGAGGGAAGACCTACATCTCCAAGAAGCTGACCCGCTATCTCAACTGGATCGGAGTGCCCACCAGAG agTTTAATGTTGGACAGTACAGAAGAGAGTTTGTAAAGATCTACAAGTCCTTTGAGTTCTTCCGTCCGGACAACGAGGAGGGGTTAAAGATCAGAAG aaagtgtgcttcaGCGGCATTGAACGATGTGCGGGAGTACCTCACAGAAGACGGAGGCCAGGTTGCG GTGTTCGATGCAACAAACACTACCCGAGAAAGAAGGGAGACCATCCTGGAGTTTGCGGAGCAGAATGGCTTTAAG GTGTTCTTTGTGGAGTCTGTGTGTGAAGACCCAGATGTCATACAGGAGAACATAGTG CAAGTGAAACTGGATAGCCCGGACTACACCAACTGCAACACAGAAGAAGCAGTGGAAGATTTCATGAAGCGGATTAAGTGCTATGAAAACTCGTACGAGACACTGGATGAGGTACTGGACAG AGATCTGTCCTACATTAAAATCATGGACGTTGGTCAGCGGTACTTGGTCAATAGAGTGTTAGACCACATCCAGAGCCGGATTGTCTACTACCTCATGAACATCCACATCACACCCCGCTCCATCTACCTGTGCCGCCACGGGGAGAGCGAGCTAAACGTCAAGGGTCGTATCGGAGGAGACTCGGGTCTGACGATTAGAGGGAAGGAG tTTGCTAAGAAGCTGAGCCACTTCATCCAGGAGCAAAACATTAGCGACCTCAAGGTATGGACTAGTCAGATGAAGAGAACCATCCAGACAGCCGAAGCCCTCAATGTGCCCTATGAACAGTGGAAGGTCCTGAATGAGATTGATGCT GGTGTGTGTGAGGAGTTGATGTATGAGGAGATCCAAAGAAACTACCCTCTGGAGTTTGCACTAAGAGACCAGGACAAATATCGCTATCGCTATCCAAAAGGAGAG TCCTATGAGGACCTGGTGCAGCGGTTGGAGCCCGTCATCATGGAGCTGGAGCGGCAGGAGAACGTGCTGGTCATCTGTCATCAAGCTGTCCTGCGCTGCCTGTTGGCATACTTTCTGGACAAAACAGCAG AGGAGCTTCCATATCTGAAGTGCCCACTACACACGGTGCTGAAGCTGACACCGGTGGCCTACG GCTGTAAAGTGGAGTCCATCAGCCTAAACGTGGATGCAGTGAACACGCACAGAGAGAGGCCAGCG AACGTAGACGTGTCGCGGATGTCAGAGGAAGCTTTGCTAACAGTGCCATCTCACCAGTGA
- the pfkfb4a gene encoding 6-phosphofructo-2-kinase/fructose-2,6-bisphosphatase 4a isoform X2, which yields MKHRSTSEQHHGKKPRVPAAAAATSTSPQDGMEDKAATNPRELTQNPLKKIWMPYKNGLPEKHICQRKVCMTNCPTLIVTVGLPARGKTYISKKLTRYLNWIGVPTREFNVGQYRREFVKIYKSFEFFRPDNEEGLKIRRKCASAALNDVREYLTEDGGQVAVFDATNTTRERRETILEFAEQNGFKVFFVESVCEDPDVIQENIVQVKLDSPDYTNCNTEEAVEDFMKRIKCYENSYETLDEVLDRDLSYIKIMDVGQRYLVNRVLDHIQSRIVYYLMNIHITPRSIYLCRHGESELNVKGRIGGDSGLTIRGKEFAKKLSHFIQEQNISDLKVWTSQMKRTIQTAEALNVPYEQWKVLNEIDAGVCEELMYEEIQRNYPLEFALRDQDKYRYRYPKGESYEDLVQRLEPVIMELERQENVLVICHQAVLRCLLAYFLDKTAEELPYLKCPLHTVLKLTPVAYGCKVESISLNVDAVNTHRERPANVDVSRMSEEALLTVPSHQ from the exons ATGAAGCACCGGTCGACTTCAGAGCAGCATCACGGGAAGAAGCCCCGTGTTCCTGCTGCCGCCGCGGCAACCTCCACCTCACCGCAAGACGGAATGGAGGACAAAGCAGCGACAAATCCGCGGGAGCTCACGCAAAACCCCCTGAAGAAGATTTGGATGCCGTATAAAAACGgccttcctgaaaaacacatttgtcaAAGGAAGG TATGTATGACCAACTGTCCCACACTCATTGTTACCGTGGGCCTACCTGCCAGAGGGAAGACCTACATCTCCAAGAAGCTGACCCGCTATCTCAACTGGATCGGAGTGCCCACCAGAG agTTTAATGTTGGACAGTACAGAAGAGAGTTTGTAAAGATCTACAAGTCCTTTGAGTTCTTCCGTCCGGACAACGAGGAGGGGTTAAAGATCAGAAG aaagtgtgcttcaGCGGCATTGAACGATGTGCGGGAGTACCTCACAGAAGACGGAGGCCAGGTTGCG GTGTTCGATGCAACAAACACTACCCGAGAAAGAAGGGAGACCATCCTGGAGTTTGCGGAGCAGAATGGCTTTAAG GTGTTCTTTGTGGAGTCTGTGTGTGAAGACCCAGATGTCATACAGGAGAACATAGTG CAAGTGAAACTGGATAGCCCGGACTACACCAACTGCAACACAGAAGAAGCAGTGGAAGATTTCATGAAGCGGATTAAGTGCTATGAAAACTCGTACGAGACACTGGATGAGGTACTGGACAG AGATCTGTCCTACATTAAAATCATGGACGTTGGTCAGCGGTACTTGGTCAATAGAGTGTTAGACCACATCCAGAGCCGGATTGTCTACTACCTCATGAACATCCACATCACACCCCGCTCCATCTACCTGTGCCGCCACGGGGAGAGCGAGCTAAACGTCAAGGGTCGTATCGGAGGAGACTCGGGTCTGACGATTAGAGGGAAGGAG tTTGCTAAGAAGCTGAGCCACTTCATCCAGGAGCAAAACATTAGCGACCTCAAGGTATGGACTAGTCAGATGAAGAGAACCATCCAGACAGCCGAAGCCCTCAATGTGCCCTATGAACAGTGGAAGGTCCTGAATGAGATTGATGCT GGTGTGTGTGAGGAGTTGATGTATGAGGAGATCCAAAGAAACTACCCTCTGGAGTTTGCACTAAGAGACCAGGACAAATATCGCTATCGCTATCCAAAAGGAGAG TCCTATGAGGACCTGGTGCAGCGGTTGGAGCCCGTCATCATGGAGCTGGAGCGGCAGGAGAACGTGCTGGTCATCTGTCATCAAGCTGTCCTGCGCTGCCTGTTGGCATACTTTCTGGACAAAACAGCAG AGGAGCTTCCATATCTGAAGTGCCCACTACACACGGTGCTGAAGCTGACACCGGTGGCCTACG GCTGTAAAGTGGAGTCCATCAGCCTAAACGTGGATGCAGTGAACACGCACAGAGAGAGGCCAGCG AACGTAGACGTGTCGCGGATGTCAGAGGAAGCTTTGCTAACAGTGCCATCTCACCAGTGA